The following coding sequences lie in one Deinococcota bacterium genomic window:
- the acpP gene encoding acyl carrier protein — translation MADDIMVKIRSVVADKLDADPSAVVESASFVDDLGADSLDVVELIMGLEDEFGIEISDEEAEKIRTVGDAKSFIAARQ, via the coding sequence ATGGCAGACGACATTATGGTCAAGATTCGCTCGGTGGTGGCGGACAAGCTCGACGCCGACCCCTCGGCAGTGGTCGAAAGCGCCTCGTTCGTGGACGACTTGGGCGCCGATTCGCTCGACGTGGTCGAGCTGATCATGGGGCTCGAGGACGAGTTCGGTATCGAGATCAGCGACGAAGAGGCCGAAAAGATCCGCACCGTCGGCGACGCCAAGAGCTTTATCGCGGCCCGTCAGTAG
- the fabG gene encoding 3-oxoacyl-[acyl-carrier-protein] reductase has protein sequence MRSCLITGSSRGLGLAMARELAARGCNVGVHYVRSADAAEALARELREMGVQAEAFSADIADPAACKRLVAEVGEALGSLDVLVNNAGITRDGLAMRMKDEDWTAVLDTNLSSAFYLSRAALRGMVSRRWGRIVNVSSVVGLMGNAGQANYVAAKAGLVGLTKALAREYAGKGVTVNAVAPGFIESDMTGGLSEALKEGYLGQIPAGRFGRPEEVAKAVAFLASEDAAYINGQTLAIDGGMVMA, from the coding sequence ATGAGGAGCTGCCTGATCACCGGCTCGAGCCGCGGTTTGGGGCTAGCGATGGCGAGGGAATTGGCGGCGCGGGGCTGCAACGTCGGCGTGCACTACGTCCGCTCGGCGGACGCGGCCGAGGCTCTGGCTCGAGAACTCAGGGAGATGGGCGTCCAGGCCGAGGCCTTTAGCGCCGACATCGCCGACCCGGCGGCCTGCAAGCGGCTCGTCGCCGAGGTGGGCGAGGCTCTGGGGAGTCTCGACGTGCTCGTCAACAACGCGGGCATCACCCGCGACGGCCTGGCCATGCGCATGAAGGACGAGGACTGGACGGCTGTTCTAGACACCAACCTGTCGAGCGCCTTTTACCTGTCGCGCGCCGCCCTGCGCGGCATGGTCTCGCGCCGCTGGGGCCGCATCGTCAACGTCTCGAGCGTCGTCGGCCTGATGGGCAATGCCGGTCAGGCCAACTACGTCGCCGCCAAGGCGGGTCTGGTCGGCCTCACCAAGGCCTTGGCGCGCGAGTACGCTGGCAAGGGCGTGACGGTCAACGCGGTGGCGCCCGGCTTCATCGAGTCCGACATGACGGGGGGGCTCTCCGAGGCGCTCAAGGAGGGCTACCTGGGGCAGATTCCCGCGGGCCGCTTCGGCCGACCCGAGGAGGTCGCCAAGGCGGTGGCCTTTTTAGCGAGCGAGGACGCCGCCTACATCAACGGTCAGACACTGGCCATCGACGGCGGCATGGTGATGGCTTAG
- a CDS encoding ACP S-malonyltransferase has protein sequence MAKDFYGSFPAARAVLDEAEGAMPGLLDIMWQGPEAALRLTANQQPALVAAGAAAFAAYLEAGGDKPRYAAGHSLGEFTAHVAAGSLSVERAIRLVHARGAYMQEAVPPGAGAMAAVMKLDPERVAEVCAGTRGMRGGVVEIANLNSPGQTVISGEADAVARAGEHLKEAGARVIPLKVSAPFHCSLMRPAAERLAQDLALVPFGEMSMTIISNVTAEPVAHLGNAAGLLERQVTSPVRWTESLLKLHELGVRRFLEFGSGRVLSGLVGRTLEGADARAVTDAASLKEAL, from the coding sequence ATGGCCAAGGATTTCTACGGCTCTTTCCCGGCCGCCCGCGCGGTTCTTGACGAGGCCGAGGGCGCCATGCCCGGCCTCTTGGACATCATGTGGCAGGGCCCCGAGGCGGCTCTTCGGCTCACCGCCAACCAGCAGCCCGCGCTGGTGGCGGCGGGGGCGGCGGCCTTTGCCGCTTACCTCGAGGCGGGCGGGGACAAGCCGCGCTACGCCGCCGGTCACAGCCTGGGCGAGTTCACGGCGCACGTGGCGGCGGGTTCGCTCTCCGTCGAGCGGGCCATTCGGCTCGTCCACGCCCGAGGCGCCTACATGCAAGAGGCGGTACCGCCCGGCGCGGGCGCCATGGCCGCGGTGATGAAGCTGGACCCAGAGCGCGTCGCCGAGGTCTGCGCGGGCACAAGAGGCATGAGGGGGGGCGTGGTCGAGATCGCCAACCTCAACTCGCCCGGCCAGACGGTCATCTCCGGTGAGGCGGACGCGGTCGCGCGCGCCGGCGAGCACCTCAAGGAGGCGGGCGCGCGGGTGATCCCCCTCAAGGTCTCGGCCCCCTTCCACTGCAGCCTGATGAGGCCGGCGGCCGAGAGGCTGGCCCAGGACCTCGCGCTGGTGCCCTTCGGCGAGATGAGCATGACGATCATCAGCAACGTCACGGCCGAGCCCGTGGCTCACCTAGGGAACGCCGCCGGGCTCTTGGAGCGGCAGGTGACGAGCCCGGTGCGCTGGACCGAGTCGCTGCTGAAGCTGCACGAGCTCGGCGTCAGGCGCTTTTTGGAGTTCGGCTCGGGCAGGGTCCTGAGCGGCCTGGTCGGGCGCACCCTGGAGGGCGCCGATGCCCGCGCCGTCACGGACGCGGCAAGCCTGAAGGAGGCGCTATGA
- a CDS encoding ketoacyl-ACP synthase III, whose protein sequence is MGAYAPERVVSNHDLEKLVDTSDEWITTRTGIKRRHFAAEDEYTSHQSIACVQNLIARHGEASLDGVDMVIVATSTPDALFPATAALVQKHFDLKAGAFDLLAACTGWLYALSVAKAYVESGNCKKVLAIGAETLSKMLDWEDRTTAVLFGDGAGAAIIEAVPEPYGIRSMVIGADGSGAHHLHIGSFAPCLPGGTAMKKNLVAMNGREVFKFAVRVMNTATLEAVDRAGLRPEDIALFVPHQANWRIIEAARERLGLTPERVVVTVAEYGNNSTASVPMALLHALDEGRIADGDHLLLVSFGGGLSWGASVVTWGGAWHRT, encoded by the coding sequence ATGGGTGCTTATGCCCCCGAGAGGGTGGTCAGCAACCACGACCTCGAGAAGCTCGTGGACACCAGCGACGAGTGGATCACCACCCGCACCGGCATCAAGCGGCGGCACTTCGCCGCCGAGGACGAGTACACCTCGCACCAGTCGATCGCCTGCGTCCAGAACCTTATCGCCCGCCACGGCGAGGCGAGCTTGGACGGCGTGGACATGGTGATCGTGGCGACGAGCACGCCCGACGCCCTCTTTCCGGCGACGGCGGCCCTCGTCCAGAAGCACTTCGACCTGAAGGCCGGCGCCTTTGATCTCCTGGCCGCCTGCACCGGCTGGCTCTACGCGCTCTCGGTCGCCAAGGCCTATGTCGAATCCGGAAACTGCAAAAAGGTCCTGGCCATCGGCGCCGAGACCTTGTCGAAGATGCTCGACTGGGAAGACCGCACCACCGCCGTGCTCTTCGGCGACGGGGCGGGTGCCGCCATCATCGAGGCGGTGCCCGAGCCCTACGGGATCCGCTCGATGGTCATCGGCGCCGACGGTTCGGGCGCCCACCACCTGCACATCGGCTCCTTCGCGCCCTGCTTGCCGGGCGGCACGGCCATGAAGAAGAACCTCGTCGCCATGAACGGCCGCGAGGTCTTCAAGTTCGCCGTCCGGGTGATGAACACGGCCACGCTCGAGGCCGTCGACAGGGCCGGGCTCAGGCCCGAGGACATCGCGCTGTTCGTGCCCCACCAGGCCAACTGGCGCATCATCGAGGCGGCGCGCGAGCGCCTGGGCCTGACGCCCGAGCGGGTCGTCGTCACCGTCGCCGAGTACGGCAACAACTCGACGGCGAGCGTCCCGATGGCGCTCCTGCACGCGCTCGACGAGGGCCGCATCGCCGACGGCGACCATCTGCTGCTGGTTTCCTTTGGGGGTGGTCTCTCCTGGGGCGCGAGCGTCGTGACCTGGGGGGGTGCGTGGCACCGGACGTGA
- the rpmF gene encoding 50S ribosomal protein L32, whose protein sequence is MAKHPVPKKRTSKARRDSRRSHHALTAPNLVACPECKEMKLQHVVCPHCGSYRGRQVLDIEA, encoded by the coding sequence ATGGCAAAACATCCCGTACCCAAAAAGCGCACCTCCAAGGCCAGGCGCGATTCGCGCCGCAGCCACCACGCACTCACCGCTCCCAACCTGGTGGCCTGCCCCGAGTGCAAGGAGATGAAGCTCCAGCACGTGGTCTGCCCGCACTGCGGTTCCTACCGGGGCCGTCAGGTGCTCGACATCGAAGCTTGA
- a CDS encoding DUF177 domain-containing protein, whose amino-acid sequence MVSHADATLNLASLLKTSPARGGEDEVSGEGLLQPSAALLEHSGITLAGPLDWQLTVRRAGGENDFLLDGEVSGTVVLECRRCLTEVEADVAADLLYAMAYRASVKGLKLTEDAESGEILLFGQPEVDFAELLTEVLAVDLPLAVLCQEECRGLSEAGVNLNEHPEAAGDEARENEQESPFKSLKDIKLEG is encoded by the coding sequence ATGGTTTCTCACGCTGACGCTACCCTCAACCTAGCCAGCCTGCTCAAGACCTCGCCCGCGCGCGGCGGCGAGGACGAGGTTTCGGGCGAGGGGCTTTTGCAGCCTTCCGCGGCCTTGCTCGAGCACAGCGGCATAACCCTGGCGGGGCCGCTCGACTGGCAATTGACGGTGCGCCGGGCCGGCGGCGAGAACGACTTTCTGCTTGACGGCGAGGTCTCGGGCACGGTGGTGCTCGAGTGCCGCCGCTGCCTGACCGAGGTCGAGGCCGACGTTGCCGCCGACCTTCTCTATGCGATGGCCTACCGGGCAAGCGTCAAGGGCCTCAAGCTCACCGAGGACGCGGAGAGCGGGGAGATCCTCCTCTTCGGCCAGCCCGAGGTGGACTTCGCCGAACTCCTCACCGAGGTGCTCGCGGTGGACCTGCCGCTCGCGGTGCTCTGCCAGGAAGAGTGCAGGGGGCTGTCGGAGGCGGGCGTCAATCTCAACGAGCACCCCGAGGCCGCAGGGGACGAGGCGCGCGAGAACGAGCAGGAGTCGCCTTTTAAGTCGCTCAAGGATATCAAGTTGGAAGGTTAG
- the guaA gene encoding glutamine-hydrolyzing GMP synthase, which yields METRLMENLESIAVIDYGSQYTRLITRRLRELNVYSVILPATAGLAEITAANACGVILSGGPTSVYDPGAPRLPEGLLASGLPVLAICYGMQLLTAEAGGEVARSRVREYGKAVLTDYRGELFEAVEGDFVAWMSHGDSVTRLPKGFRSVAATADTAIAAIEDAERGLYGLQFHPEVRHTPKGTRLLENFLARTGVARDWTPEHIVEGLVREVRARVGGERVLLGISGGVDSSTLGLLLHRAIGPQLSAVFVDHGLLRLGEAEEVERALLELGVNLTVAQASERFLGALEGITDPEAKRKVIGREFIEVFSREAVAKEGEVGDIRFLAQGTLYPDVIESAGGHGTANIKSHHNVGGLPGDLKFELIEPFRTLFKDEVREIAASLGLPPHLRDRHPFPGPGLAIRCIGEVTHERLEVLRRVDDIFISALREFGLYDETWQALAVLTPIRSVGVMGDGRSYAQTVALRAVGSADGMTADWTRFPHDFLATVSNRIVNSVPEVNRVVYDITSKPPGTIEWE from the coding sequence ATGGAGACCCGGCTGATGGAAAACCTGGAGAGCATCGCCGTCATCGACTACGGCTCGCAGTACACCCGACTCATCACCCGCCGCCTGCGCGAGCTGAACGTCTACTCGGTGATCTTGCCCGCCACCGCCGGTTTGGCCGAGATCACAGCGGCAAACGCCTGCGGCGTCATCCTCTCGGGCGGCCCGACCAGCGTCTACGACCCGGGCGCGCCGCGCTTGCCGGAGGGCCTCTTGGCGTCGGGCCTGCCCGTCTTGGCTATCTGCTACGGCATGCAACTGCTCACCGCCGAAGCGGGTGGCGAGGTGGCCAGGAGCAGGGTCCGCGAGTACGGCAAGGCGGTCCTGACGGACTACCGGGGCGAGCTCTTCGAGGCGGTCGAGGGCGACTTCGTGGCCTGGATGAGCCACGGCGACTCGGTCACCCGCCTGCCCAAAGGCTTTAGGAGCGTCGCCGCCACCGCCGACACCGCCATTGCCGCCATCGAGGACGCCGAGCGCGGTCTCTACGGCCTGCAGTTCCACCCCGAAGTGCGCCACACCCCCAAGGGGACAAGGCTGCTCGAGAACTTCCTGGCGCGCACCGGCGTCGCGCGCGACTGGACGCCCGAACACATCGTAGAGGGGCTCGTCCGCGAGGTGCGGGCGCGCGTCGGCGGCGAGCGCGTGCTCTTGGGTATCTCGGGCGGGGTGGACTCGAGCACCCTGGGCCTCTTGCTCCACAGGGCCATCGGCCCGCAACTCTCGGCGGTCTTCGTCGATCACGGCCTCCTGCGTCTAGGCGAGGCCGAGGAGGTCGAGCGGGCGCTCCTCGAGCTCGGCGTCAACCTCACCGTCGCCCAAGCCTCGGAGCGCTTTCTCGGAGCGCTCGAGGGAATAACCGATCCCGAGGCCAAGCGCAAGGTCATCGGCCGCGAGTTCATCGAGGTCTTTAGCCGTGAGGCCGTAGCCAAAGAGGGCGAGGTCGGCGACATCCGCTTTCTCGCCCAGGGCACCCTCTACCCCGACGTGATCGAGTCGGCCGGGGGGCACGGGACTGCCAACATCAAGTCGCACCACAACGTGGGCGGGCTGCCGGGGGACCTCAAGTTCGAGCTCATCGAGCCCTTTCGCACGCTCTTCAAGGACGAGGTCCGCGAGATCGCCGCGTCGCTCGGCCTGCCGCCGCACTTGCGCGACCGCCACCCCTTCCCCGGCCCCGGCCTGGCGATTCGCTGCATCGGCGAGGTGACGCACGAGCGGCTCGAGGTCCTGCGCCGCGTCGACGACATCTTCATCAGCGCCCTGCGCGAGTTCGGCCTCTACGACGAGACCTGGCAGGCCTTGGCGGTATTGACGCCGATCCGCTCGGTCGGGGTGATGGGCGACGGGCGCAGCTACGCGCAGACGGTGGCCCTGCGGGCCGTAGGAAGCGCCGACGGCATGACCGCCGACTGGACCAGATTTCCGCACGACTTCCTGGCGACGGTCTCCAACCGCATCGTCAACAGCGTGCCGGAGGTCAACCGTGTAGTCTACGACATCACCAGCAAACCGCCGGGCACCATCGAGTGGGAATGA
- a CDS encoding Mrp/NBP35 family ATP-binding protein — translation MNKRGDERDVGPRGTGLNTGLNEDAVIAALRGVNDPELHRDLVSLGMVKEVKVEGGRVAVRIDLTTPACPLKGKIEADVRAAIGALPGVGGVELSFGAQVTAASQGGDQGAIPGVKNIIAVGSGKGGVGKSTVAANLAASLALEGARVGLLDADIYGPSQAKMFGLEGNRLMADGNKNILPLETMGIKVLSIANLVEDGQALTWRGPILHGTMQQFIKQTAWGELDYLIVDLPPGTGDVQLSLTQLTSVTGAVLVTTPQDVALLDVRRAYSMFRKTHVPVLGVIENMAYYELPDGERDYIFGEGGAKRFADSERLTLLGSVPLRRGLRESGDRGKPVVVASPDTPEAQAFREAARLLAGQISVQNLNTLPVL, via the coding sequence ATGAACAAACGCGGAGACGAGAGGGACGTGGGACCCAGGGGAACGGGGCTGAACACAGGACTGAACGAGGACGCGGTCATCGCCGCCCTGAGGGGCGTCAACGACCCCGAGTTGCACCGCGACCTGGTCAGCCTGGGGATGGTCAAGGAGGTCAAGGTCGAGGGCGGCCGGGTCGCGGTCAGGATCGACCTGACCACGCCGGCCTGTCCCCTAAAGGGCAAGATCGAGGCCGACGTGAGGGCCGCCATCGGCGCCCTGCCGGGCGTCGGCGGCGTCGAGCTGAGCTTTGGCGCGCAGGTGACGGCCGCTAGCCAAGGCGGCGACCAGGGCGCCATCCCCGGGGTCAAGAACATCATCGCGGTGGGTTCGGGCAAGGGCGGCGTCGGCAAGTCCACGGTCGCCGCCAACTTGGCCGCCAGCCTGGCCCTGGAGGGCGCGCGGGTGGGGCTCCTGGACGCCGACATCTACGGTCCCAGCCAGGCCAAGATGTTCGGCCTCGAGGGCAACCGGCTGATGGCCGACGGCAACAAGAACATCCTGCCGCTAGAAACCATGGGCATCAAGGTCTTGTCGATCGCCAACCTGGTCGAAGACGGCCAGGCGCTCACCTGGCGCGGGCCGATTCTGCACGGCACCATGCAGCAGTTCATCAAGCAGACCGCCTGGGGCGAGCTCGATTACCTCATTGTCGACCTGCCGCCGGGCACGGGCGACGTGCAGCTCTCGCTCACCCAGCTCACCTCGGTGACGGGGGCGGTGCTGGTGACGACGCCGCAGGACGTGGCGCTGCTGGACGTGAGGCGCGCCTACAGCATGTTCCGCAAGACGCACGTGCCGGTCCTGGGGGTGATCGAGAACATGGCCTACTACGAATTGCCGGACGGCGAGCGCGACTACATCTTTGGCGAGGGCGGCGCCAAGCGCTTCGCCGACAGCGAGCGGCTCACCCTCTTGGGCAGCGTGCCGCTCCGCCGCGGCCTGCGCGAGTCGGGCGACCGGGGCAAGCCCGTGGTGGTGGCGTCACCGGACACTCCCGAGGCCCAGGCCTTTAGAGAGGCGGCGCGCCTGCTCGCCGGTCAGATCAGCGTCCAGAACCTCAATACCCTTCCCGTCCTCTGA
- a CDS encoding helix-turn-helix domain-containing protein — translation MALKTDRARAAGAKRGGGGRRGQAAGARAVQYRGTKSSLLRLIKERGGATTSQLAQALGLTRACVHSHVTDLVGAGLVSLRETLKEGRGRPGHLYELTLDGENHFPKSYARLAGDVLTQLERSSGAAAVAGVLEARNSPFGLLWRQASEGRSLSDRLAYLAERLSEQGYEARIVSQDGDYLLLLGNCPFPAVAREHPALCEAEGKLHQQVLGVPVRRESRIVDGARCCTYRLLLG, via the coding sequence ATGGCGCTCAAGACTGACAGGGCGAGGGCGGCAGGCGCCAAGCGGGGGGGAGGCGGGCGGCGCGGCCAGGCCGCCGGGGCTAGGGCGGTCCAGTACCGGGGGACCAAGTCGAGCCTCTTGCGCCTCATCAAGGAGCGGGGCGGGGCCACCACCTCGCAGCTCGCCCAGGCTCTGGGCCTCACCCGTGCCTGCGTGCACAGCCACGTCACCGACCTGGTGGGGGCCGGTCTGGTGAGCCTGCGCGAGACGCTCAAGGAGGGCCGCGGCCGGCCGGGGCACCTCTACGAGCTTACCCTGGACGGTGAGAACCACTTTCCCAAGAGCTATGCCAGGCTGGCCGGCGACGTGCTCACCCAGCTCGAGCGCTCCAGCGGCGCGGCGGCGGTGGCCGGGGTGCTCGAGGCCAGAAACAGCCCCTTCGGCCTTCTCTGGCGGCAGGCCAGCGAGGGGCGCAGCCTGAGCGACAGGCTCGCCTACCTGGCCGAGAGGCTCTCCGAGCAGGGCTATGAGGCCAGGATCGTCAGCCAAGACGGCGACTATCTGTTGCTCTTGGGCAACTGTCCTTTCCCGGCGGTGGCGCGCGAGCACCCGGCGCTTTGCGAAGCCGAGGGCAAGCTGCACCAGCAGGTGCTGGGCGTGCCAGTGCGGCGCGAGTCTCGCATCGTCGACGGCGCGCGCTGCTGCACCTACCGCCTCCTGCTCGGCTGA
- a CDS encoding LEA type 2 family protein, translating into MKVARLLLLLGFLVLGFLGLLAACAPRAQPGGEHLVQAPVFVLLPEGARIGKYNPPGAGATVVLQAAARVSNPNPYPVRVRPFDYELFVGDLLAGRGRTPAPVALDAQASADLRLEVEIDLSGQPLVLREVADVFAGAPLPFRVEAALELEAQGDLSSFERGSLFAGGARATQTVQPPALAYDPLESSVFMLEPGLPVVRVVARATNPGEIGYLVYGSDLQLLLDGQSIAFGDMRPSPVPAGGRGRVELLFYPDLTRLGEAGEAALSRALAGDEVALELRGDLRLDVFGLGGYAVPPDWQVRGPVAAR; encoded by the coding sequence ATGAAGGTCGCGCGACTGCTCCTCTTGCTAGGTTTCTTGGTCCTAGGTTTCTTGGGCCTCTTAGCGGCCTGCGCCCCGCGCGCCCAGCCGGGGGGAGAGCACCTGGTGCAGGCGCCCGTCTTCGTACTCCTGCCCGAGGGGGCGCGCATCGGCAAGTACAACCCGCCGGGGGCCGGCGCGACCGTGGTGCTTCAGGCCGCGGCGCGGGTGAGCAACCCCAACCCCTACCCCGTGCGGGTGCGGCCCTTCGACTACGAGCTCTTCGTCGGCGATCTCCTGGCCGGGCGGGGCCGCACGCCGGCGCCTGTGGCCTTGGACGCCCAGGCGAGCGCCGACCTGCGCCTCGAGGTCGAGATCGACCTGAGCGGCCAGCCGCTCGTCTTGCGCGAGGTAGCCGATGTCTTTGCCGGGGCGCCGCTGCCCTTTCGCGTCGAGGCCGCCCTCGAGCTCGAGGCGCAAGGCGACCTGAGCTCCTTTGAGCGCGGGAGCCTGTTTGCGGGCGGCGCCCGCGCCACCCAGACGGTGCAGCCGCCCGCGCTCGCCTACGACCCGCTCGAGTCGAGCGTCTTCATGCTCGAGCCCGGCCTGCCGGTGGTGCGGGTGGTGGCGCGGGCGACGAACCCCGGCGAGATCGGCTACCTCGTCTACGGCAGCGATCTGCAACTCCTCTTGGACGGTCAATCCATCGCCTTTGGCGACATGCGCCCGAGCCCGGTGCCGGCGGGGGGCCGGGGCCGGGTCGAGCTGCTCTTCTACCCCGACCTCACCCGCCTCGGCGAGGCGGGTGAAGCGGCCCTCTCTCGCGCCTTGGCAGGCGACGAGGTGGCGCTCGAGCTGCGCGGCGACCTCAGGCTCGACGTGTTCGGCTTAGGCGGCTACGCCGTGCCGCCGGACTGGCAAGTGCGCGGTCCCGTCGCCGCCCGCTAA
- a CDS encoding class I SAM-dependent methyltransferase: MRGAAPALRERMLQSEARDGRFADLLVTPRVDAWIEEMLSDGSSPWPISAEVGRFLSHLVFRFKPRRILEFGAGSSSCVFARALSLAGGGSLTSVEQMPQWCSDRWDEVKRTGGVDAQLVVSRPQLTVGKTGLHYIYKSAAPAIAARGPYDLVFIDAPQEYYGRDGSLHLAREHLEPGALIVLDDAGRQAEQWTLCRWLRTYPDLQLVVFDPVIGGRGVAVLCFAGETRNRFDPWTLVTSAHHFWRGRLERRRLRRRYG; the protein is encoded by the coding sequence ATGAGGGGCGCCGCGCCCGCGTTGCGCGAGAGGATGCTTCAGAGCGAAGCGAGGGACGGCCGGTTTGCCGATCTACTGGTCACGCCTCGAGTTGACGCCTGGATCGAGGAGATGCTTTCCGACGGCTCGAGCCCCTGGCCGATCTCAGCCGAGGTGGGGCGCTTTTTGAGCCACCTCGTCTTCAGGTTCAAACCGCGGCGCATCCTGGAGTTCGGTGCGGGCTCGTCGTCTTGCGTCTTTGCCCGCGCGCTCTCCCTGGCCGGCGGCGGAAGCCTCACCTCCGTCGAGCAGATGCCACAGTGGTGCAGCGACAGGTGGGACGAGGTGAAGCGGACGGGCGGGGTGGACGCCCAGCTCGTGGTCTCACGGCCGCAGCTCACTGTCGGCAAGACGGGCTTGCACTATATATATAAAAGCGCGGCGCCGGCGATCGCGGCGCGTGGACCCTATGACCTCGTCTTTATCGACGCGCCACAGGAATACTATGGGCGCGACGGCTCGCTTCACCTGGCCCGTGAGCACCTCGAGCCGGGGGCGCTCATCGTTCTCGACGACGCGGGCCGCCAAGCCGAGCAGTGGACGCTCTGTCGCTGGCTTCGCACCTACCCCGACTTGCAGCTCGTCGTTTTCGATCCCGTGATCGGAGGCAGAGGGGTGGCCGTACTCTGCTTCGCCGGTGAGACGCGCAACCGCTTCGATCCATGGACCTTGGTGACGAGCGCCCACCACTTCTGGCGCGGCCGGCTCGAGCGGCGCCGGCTGAGGCGGAGATACGGCTAG
- a CDS encoding phosphatidate cytidylyltransferase produces MTAKGTKRAFPYSRVVSSLVAFVGFLLVLWVGLPLLAPAYLFVSLVAIQEYSVMMNLRGIPIRKRSLWVATILTLPASLPVSYPGMEPLVAGVSWREALLGMVALYLIALEVIRPNEQSMNAVIYSLFGYFYIPWLLGYAITLRYTPDGVLGLWYLALPALGIIASDVGAYVIGSLFGKNKLAPLISPNKTLEGAFGGLALAIVMVSATTYALELWTGLQVNLYDSIFFAILVASAAQLGDLFESLIKRWAGVKDAGFFMPGHGGALDRIDSALFAVPVTYYFVTLFILR; encoded by the coding sequence ATGACAGCCAAGGGGACGAAGCGGGCGTTTCCCTACAGCAGGGTCGTCTCCTCCTTGGTGGCCTTCGTGGGTTTTTTGCTGGTCCTCTGGGTGGGGCTGCCCCTGCTCGCGCCCGCTTACCTCTTCGTCTCGCTGGTCGCCATCCAGGAGTACAGCGTGATGATGAACCTGCGCGGCATCCCCATCCGCAAGCGCAGTCTGTGGGTGGCGACGATTCTCACCTTGCCGGCCTCTTTGCCCGTCAGCTATCCCGGCATGGAACCGCTGGTGGCCGGGGTGAGCTGGCGCGAGGCGCTCCTCGGCATGGTCGCGCTCTACCTCATCGCGCTCGAGGTTATTCGCCCCAACGAACAGTCGATGAACGCGGTCATCTACTCGCTGTTTGGCTACTTTTACATCCCCTGGCTGCTCGGCTACGCCATCACCCTGCGCTACACGCCCGACGGCGTCTTGGGCCTCTGGTATCTGGCCCTGCCCGCCCTGGGCATCATCGCCAGCGACGTGGGCGCCTACGTGATCGGCAGCCTCTTCGGCAAGAACAAGCTGGCGCCGCTGATCAGCCCCAACAAGACCCTGGAGGGCGCCTTTGGCGGGCTCGCGCTAGCTATCGTCATGGTGTCGGCAACCACCTACGCGCTCGAGCTCTGGACGGGTCTGCAGGTGAACCTCTATGACAGCATCTTCTTCGCCATCTTGGTGGCCAGCGCGGCGCAGCTCGGCGACCTCTTCGAGTCGCTCATCAAGCGCTGGGCGGGCGTCAAGGACGCGGGCTTTTTCATGCCCGGCCACGGCGGCGCCCTAGACCGCATCGACTCGGCGCTCTTCGCCGTGCCGGTCACCTACTACTTCGTGACGCTCTTCATCTTGCGCTGA
- the frr gene encoding ribosome recycling factor, translated as MKTVLRETKERMQKSLESFEQNVGTVRTGRANPGILNRIQVDYYGASMPLPQVAGVSSPDPRTLLITPFDRSAVGSIEKAIRESGLGFNPNNKGDSIFISIPPLNDERRRELVRTVKTMGEEARVAMRNIRRDANDELREMRKENLLTEDEVKGGEGEVQKLTDDFIRRIDERLKGKEADIMEV; from the coding sequence ATGAAGACAGTCCTGAGAGAGACCAAGGAGCGCATGCAGAAGTCGCTCGAGTCCTTTGAGCAAAACGTCGGCACGGTGCGCACCGGCCGCGCCAACCCGGGCATCTTGAACCGCATCCAGGTGGACTACTACGGCGCCAGCATGCCCTTGCCGCAGGTCGCCGGGGTCTCGAGCCCCGACCCGCGCACGCTGCTGATCACCCCCTTCGACAGGTCGGCGGTCGGCAGCATCGAAAAGGCCATCCGCGAGAGCGGCCTCGGCTTCAACCCGAACAACAAGGGCGACAGCATCTTCATCTCGATTCCGCCCCTGAACGACGAGCGCCGCCGCGAGTTGGTCAGGACGGTCAAGACGATGGGCGAGGAGGCGCGTGTCGCCATGCGCAACATCCGCCGCGACGCCAACGACGAACTGAGGGAGATGCGCAAGGAGAACCTGCTCACCGAGGACGAGGTCAAAGGCGGCGAGGGCGAGGTCCAGAAGCTGACCGACGACTTCATCCGCCGGATCGACGAGCGCCTCAAGGGCAAAGAAGCCGACATCATGGAAGTCTAG